ATTACATGTGATAGGAAAACCTCTGAATTTTTACTACCGTAAAGGTTAAATACTTGGATTTCATGCATTCCCTCAAGCTTAAAATCAAATCTAAGAATGACTGTACAGAGCTTAAGTAACTCTCAGGATGCAGTTACATATTCACTTATAGCTGAAGGCTACAATGGTTAAGTGCTTAGCCATTCACATTACTGCTTGGTcatgtttgaaaaagaaaacaaaaacaaaacatttctgttaaaaaaaatccacatgcCAAAACCTGTCAATGTCTTGACATTAGAAGGCATGGGGTTTTATCCTTAAAAACGATACTTTCCTGAAGACGTCTAATCAAGTGCCTACAAACATCTGATATAAACAATTCTCACAGACTGCATAGGTGAACACTAAAATAAATTTCACGATTCCTATTGAAAATGCAGGTGGCTGTGAATAAGGATGTTATAGCACAATTACGTATAAGCATGCATTTTACAAGACAAAGCTTTAAGGCGGGAGTGTATTCTGCAATTCCTTTGTGATACAACAAATTTCCCCAAACAGATTTTCCAGAGAGCATGTTAATTAATTTGTCCTTAGTTATTAACACATGGATCACCAAAGGtcaaacaaagaacaagatCTTAACTATGCATACCCAAATAATACCCGAAGATAATTTTAAAGGACATCAAAAAACCCTTATACCAAAAAGCTGTCCCCTTACTACTAAGAAGGCATGCTAGTTTGACAACCATTTGATAAAGATGTCACATTTGCTTTATAGTCATCACAGCACACATCCCTACCCCTGATCACAAAAATGCTCAGAGTTAAGGAGATTTTAAATGAACTGGACAACTTTAACTCAAATAACAGTTAACAAATGTAAATACTAGACTGTTAACAGCTATCTTCAAGTGCCAGAACTCCTCAAGGCAATTAGCCATACCAGGTATCAGTGCAGCACTGACTCCCCTCAGTATTCGCAATAGATGCATGCTAATGTTACAACTACAGTAAAGGATATTTTGTACTTTTCTACTTTGAACAATGTATGACTTCACTATTCAACTAGCATTGAaatgagaagatgaaaaatgttcCAGATCACAGCGAATAGCATCCTCATCTATCCAGTGACTGCAAGAACTTCATTTATACAAGACACAACACAATTTTAGAGTAGCTGCTGTCATTTGTATCTCTGCTTAGAATAGTTAAAAGTTTAATGCTGACAACAGGTGCAGTTTACAACTGCTGGCTGAACTCCATTAAGCTGTGATGCGACTTAAGTCCTCAAAAAGATGCATAAGTATTTTTAGCTTAAGGTCAAGTTACACATCCAATTACACTATACTACTCCTAACCAGAATTGCAgtattttgaataaatatatCAAAAGCAATGAGCTGTCCTGCCTTCTTCTCACTGGAAACTCCACATTTTCCATGTACTTTCACTAGCTCAGAAAAAACTTCACTAATGTAGTCATCTGAATCCTTACAAGACAGAAGTTCGAAGCTAGCACATAAGCATGCAAGGGAGCACAGTGCTTCAATGTgacaggataaaaaaaaaaaaagtgtttcagtGATGTATAATTCAGTCACACCCATGCTCGTTTTCAGTACCTGCTAGATACTTCATTTCTGATGGAGAATCCCaagaaagtaggaaaaaaagcagaagcgAAGATTACTGAAGTTCAAGATGTTAAAGCAATATAACAGTTACAGATCTATGCAATAAACCCAACAACCTCTTCTTATTCAAATGCAGTTGCAAAACCCACTTAGCAGCACAAGCCAGTGCTCAAACCTCAGTGTTATCTAAAGTGCAAGAAGCTGCTGAGCAAAGAGATCACCTTCACACCcagttttctcctttgttttgatGATTTTGCTTCATCATAAAGGAACTCGGTCTCTCCTCAAGCTGCATGCTTTCTAGATTTGTACTGACTAGCAGCCCATAGCATAGAAAGCTcccagcagcaaaagaaaaaaacccagtTGTTAATCAGTCCTTAGAACCAATATAAAGCACTACTGTTCCTTATTTCTACTTCGTCTTCACCACCTACAACACAAATCCTTAAAACTTAAAAGAATACTAACTTAATAGAATAAATGTTAGATATTTAGGTAGTCTGAGTAACTAGCATTAAGTAATTAATTTGTACATAGCATTACTGAGTTATGAGATTAGAGCATTACTGTTAGGTATAACAAATCTTAGCTTTAGTTCAAGTGACATGTAAGAAACAATCATTTAAGAAGCACTGTCTCATTTTTTATCAGCTaagctgcagcagtgaggagCAAAACTAAGCTACTGAGCTAATAAGCTATATATGACCACACAGATTACCTTCTGTGATCCAGTAGAAGAGgtaaaagaaatggaagaaagacaAGGTTATTCTGTTGAATAACTTCTTACCAACATTTCAAAAGTAACATGCCAACTCTAGCCTACAGATAATCTCATCATACCTTCTTGCCAGCACCAACATTTGCCTTAGCTGTACCCCTGACtttcttcattctgttcttACGTTCCTTCCGCTGCTTCCTAGAAGTCTTCTTCTTCTCATACAAACCATGCTAATAAAACACAAAGTTGCATTCAATATCTGTTCAGTGGTTTTCATTCTATGAAATACAATTGTTTTAGTACTTCTAGACTTCTCAAGTACTGTTTCAATGAAATAGCAGCTAAACAGCAAGACAACTTCATTTACAGATgataaaataaaggaaacacTAAGCTCTTGCACAGACCAGCCCCACTGTTCAGGGTTAGAGTGTTTTAACAATGATTAAGGAATTCTTCTTTGCATTGGATCACAAATAACATCAGTTTGGCCATCCCAATTCTAACTATAGTACATTATACCAGAAACAATCTATTTTTCCAATGCAAAAGCTAATCCATGCTATGTTAGGACCTCTTACATAACACTAAATTCCCTATGCACAGCAATATCTCCATAAGACCACACGtatgttgcttgtttgtttgttttgttacatGAAAATGAACTACTAAACACAGCCAAATTGTTTTCTGGTTACTGCAGAACAAATAACCTACCCTGGCAAGTCTGTGTTTtggttcatttttctttgcatagtCCAAGGAATCGTAGATCATGCCAAAGCCTGTTGTTTTGCCACCACCAAAGTGAGTTCTGAAGCCAAATACGAATATAACATCAGGGGTCGTTTTGTACATTTTCGCCAGCTTTTCCCTGATTTCTGTTTTGGGGACTGTGGCCTTCCCAGGATGAAGAACATCAATCAcctaaaaaaaatttaagtcaATAAAAGCCAAAGACAGTCAATACCCAACACAACAACTGGACTCCCACCCCCAACTCAAAACCTGAACTAAGCCACCCTAGCCATACAAAGTATCATTATCCTAATCCAGCTGTGTTCCTAACAGTGTCCTGCTTCAAATGACAGGTCTACATGCTATCCCATCATGAAGATTTAccttcagcatgcaggaatgTGTTTAAACCTCTACACACCTGACAATGTTAACACTTCAAAGGCCCCTTGCTTataatgatttaaaatacaCGCAGTCAAGAACCAATAAACAACTGAAGATaatattcagtgtttttcttacCATCTGCTTGCGCTGAAGCAGTCTGTTTGTCATGAACTTCCTAGTTCTTATGGTCACTGTGTCATTCTGCAAAACAGAGTACAAAGAAGTGATACAAAACCATAGTTTACAGAACCTAATGTATATATAATGCATGACACCACTGCAGTCACCACTCTACTTGAAGTTAACTGCATTCCAATTAAACACACTTGTCTCATGCAATAGGATTCACCCTAGAGAACTAGGGTACACTGAAGAACAGTCACTCCCAGCCCATGAGCCAGACAGAAACATATATATCACCTTTATTTTAacatactgaaataattttattcaaacACATAGACTACAAAAAGGAAGCTATAACAAACTCACAGAATTatcagggttggaagggacctcaaagatcactgAGCCCAACTCCCTGTgaaagcaggttccctacagcaggccACACAGGTAGACTTCCAGATAGGTCTTGATATCTCCAGATGTGGAGATACCACAAcctttctgagcagcctgttcccgTGCCCTGCCACGCTGGTATTAAAGTAGTTCTTCTTTGCATTAGTATGGAATTTCTTATGTTCCAGTTGCTGCCCACTACCTCTTATTCTACTGCTGCTCATCACTGAAAAGAATCTGTCCCCCATCAACTTGACACTTTAGATATCTATAAACAGTGATGATTGCGCTCGtggctttctcttttccagaaagaaaagtcTCAAGTCtctcacagcctttcctcacacaTGAGATGCTCCACACCTTTAATTATCTCCAGGCACTACAACAAGATAAGGTTCTTTATGAAAGCTACACATTTTGTCTCGACAAGGCTTTTCAGATAGGAAGCACCAAAGAAGTAAAACACGAGTACAACCCAGAGTGCTCCACCAAAACACAGAGACACAGCACTTCAGTACCTCAGTGCCGCCTGCACCTACGGCCGCTCCCCCTGGCAGCGGCAAGGCGGCCCAGCAGGCCCAACACACGCCCAGCCTCGCTTCCCCCCAGCTCCTAGCAGCATCAACCAGGCCGCAGGAATGCCGGTTGTAAGCAACACCGTCCCCCATCCGCTGCACGCCATACCCGCGCAGTCCCTTGCAGGCAAGCCAGCCCAGCAGGGCATTGCTTCCCAAGAGGCTCTCAGAGCGcggatggcagcacagcagggcgGATAGCACAACCTCAACAGCCCCACACTCACCATCTTGTCGGCACCCTCCCTGCCAGCGAGCGAGAAAAGGAAGTGGCGCCGCGGCGCAGCCAATCATAAGGCGGTGCTGGGGGCCTTCAGCCGGGGAGGGGCCATGAGCGAGCCTGACTGTTCCAGTGCCGGAGCTGGGTGGGAAGAGTACGAGTGTATTGACGGGGTTTCACGTAGGGGTTCTGCAGCTAAGCAGGGTGCTTCAGTAGGCTCGCGCTGTGATCTGGTTCTGCTCGTTTGGCGATTTGTTCTGTCCTGCTCCCGGTGAGGGAAACTGGGGAACACGGGACTGGCGCGGAGCCTCGGACCCCGCACCTGTAAGAGGCCGTGAGCTCTCTCCGGCAGggggtgctgcaggagggcgCTGCGTCGCTCTCTCCATTCTGCTCCCATCGATCTATGGTAGGCGAtctggtgctggtgctgctgctgccgcaTGCAGTCTCCGTGCCGCCGGCGCCATGGTGAAGGAGCAGTTCCGCGAGAGCGATGTGGCCAAGAAAATGTGAGTGGGACCGTGGCGCGGGAGGCAACTGAGACCGGGTGGCTGGAGAGGCCGTTGGGAAAAGCGGTGATGTGGGCGGGGGGGGCCGCGTGTGCGCAGTCAGCCCTGAGTGACCCTGTGTGAACTCTCGCTTCCCAGAAGCCACATCTGCTTCGGGATGAAATCCCCAGAGGAGATGCGgcagcaggcccacatccagGTGGTCAGCAAGAACCTGTACAGCCAGGACAACCACCATGCCCCGCTGCAGTACGGTGTGCTCGACCACCGCATGGTGAGGAGCCTCAGTTTCCTACAACGTCCCTTTTGGGGAATGGCATGAAGTAGTTACAAATGAGATATCTGAAGTTTActattcaaaatatttgcaaatgtaTTTCTACTTCCACAACATAGGCTGTTAGTTGCAGTGGGATCTGCAACTTGGCAATTTGGATGGCTCAGTAAAGCACTCTTGGGAGTTAGCAGACGAGATTTCTCTGCCCAATTCTTAGAGACCCAGAGACATTCATCCACAAAACATGGAGCTGAGGTCCGTGGGCTGCAGATCAGTTGCCACAGCTGCATGGTTCAGTGTCTGCTGTTAAGAGGCGCTGTGTGGAAAACttttctccccctctactctgctccaGTGGGaccacatctggaatactgtgtcctgTTCTGGGCTCCCTAGTTAAAGAAAGATAGGGAACTTCTTGGGAGAGTCCAACAGGAAGCCACAGAAATGTTGAGGGTCCTGGAGCATTTCCCTcctgaggaaaggctgagatacatgggactgttcagcctggaagagaaggctgagaaggGATCTAATCAATATGCAGCAGTAGGATAAGGGGCAATGAGAACAAACTGCAACACAGGAAGTTGCatgtaaatatgtaaaataaattctttactgtaagaGTGACAGTGCCCTGAaacaagctgctcagagaggttgttgagtctccttctctggagatattcagtaTCTGGCAGGACTGCTGCCTACTAGACTTGCTGTAGAGAatttgctttagcagggagttggactcacTGATCTCCAGaactcccttccaacccctgtgattctatgatatgtaTTTCATGAAGTGCCACTGACATGCTTCtgttactgggaaaaaaaaaagagtgaggGCTGTTGGTCTGCTATCAAGATAGTTGCCTAGCCTAAGGACTGTTCTGTCTTTTACATATTTAGCTCATTACAGCTAAAGCTTTATTCTGTGTATGTGTTCCCTTCCTTTCAAAGGGAACAAGTGAAAAAGATCGTCCCTGTGAAACCTGTGGAAAAAACCTGGCTGACTGTTTGGGACACTATGGGTACATTGACTTGGAACTGCCGTGTTTTCATGTTGGATACTTCAAAGCTGTGATTGGCATCTTGCAGGtaaacttaatttttatttgccaTCAATATCTAGGCTGGTAAAAGGAAATGATGGAAGAGAAATGAGATACTGAGGCGATACAAGAGGTACTGCTTGAAAAACAGTGGTTCAGAGGACAAATGTAAGAttgtgttaaatattttatgcaatttgtgttttttaatagGTATGTTTAAGTATCAATTCTAGTAATGTAAATGCATTAATATTATTCTTTGTGATCCAAACAGATTAGAATCAAAATGTAGAATCATTAATCTGATATCTTTCTCTAGTTGTTTGAAGTAAATGTGTACGACATAACTTGCCTTTTAGACCATTCTAGTGAATCACAGCTCTGTTTGCTTCGTATGTTTTTTTAAGTCTTGCAAAACTTagacaaggattttttttctgtatttttttcccatgaacttgtttttttgttgttgttgttgttatataAATTCATCTTTCATCCAAGCCTACagtattttgttaaaaaatcCTGTTTGCTAGTGAAGAGCTCAGGTTGTGGTAGAGGTTACAACTCTGCATGTTTGTGTTAAACGACTGTGCTTACGTGTTCACATTAAAGATGATCTGCAAAACCTGTTGCCGTATCATGCTgtcagtagaagaaaaaaaacagtttttggaTTATTTGAAGCGGCCAGGCCTTACATATCTTCAGAAGAGAGGGCTGAAAAAGAAGGTGTCTGAAAAGTGCCGGAAGAAAAACACTTGTCCTTACTGTGGTGCCTTTAATGGTGAGCACTGACATTAACAATTTTTCATAATTCTTTACTGCGATGGTTTTTATCCTTGTTCTTTCCACAGTTAATGGATATTTTCTTTGTCTACTCTTAAGAAACAGGTTGTTGCATTCTTTATACCAAACAAAGTCTTATTGACATTTCACGTATGCGGAAGTAGACATTGAGCGAGTAACTTATTTTTTATGCATCTCTTCATTACAATGACCAATACTTAATACTTGAATAAGGTGTGTATTGAAAATgttaagtcatggcctgaagcagtgattgaacacctggtgggaaggcagggccaacccaggggaactcaggtgcatgcaatgcagctAAGTGACcgaaaggggtggagccaggatccataCCTTCCCACACTTCATTTAAGGATTGGCAGCAGTGGTTTGTTTCTCTGGAATTCTTTGTGTATCTGAGGCCTTTTGAAGATGAGTAgcatcttttctttgttttagtgCCTACAGCTGTTGTATTTGAGCAAGTCCTTGCTGCAGTCTGGGATCTTGCTGTTCTACtgtctttgctgtgttttctatcATGCTACAGGggccaaaaaaaataaagtcctGTTTAaccatttgtttaaaatgtggCAAGCTGTTGTTGATGACTGGTACCTTATCTTGGAAGCATTTGTAGACTGtaattctgattttcatttttcataatcCTGTTAAACTGTTCTTCATAGTGTTAGATATGCTTGCCATTTTCTGGGACGGTGACTTGATTTTGAAGCAATTCtttatgtttttctgttgttgttaagtttttctttaaaacaacaacaacattttcttgcaggaaCTGTGAAGAAGTGTGGTTTGCTGAAAATAATACACGAAAAGTACAAAACCAATAAAAAAGTTGTAGATCCGATAGTATCTACTTTCCTGCAGTCCTTTGAAACTGCCATAGAACATAACAAAGAAGTAGAGCCCTTACTGGGAAGAGCTCAGGTGAGCTTTGTTATTACTTCAactttttgctcatttttgtgcataataatataaaaataaagcttttgaaGGGTTTTCAATGTAGCAGTTTTTTGTGGaccagtatttttaaatactgagaCACATGAAGAATGTTTACTGTATTGTGACCATTACTTTGTTTCTTAGTGTCTTCTGGTATGTAGTTTTCTGCCTGTAAGTGAGGGGATTGTTCTTCATATGTGAGAATTcaagaagcttaaaaaaaaaaaaagagggggagaGGGGGCAGGACATGTAGATTCACTGTAGTCTGAGTTGATTGTAATATGTAGAAATTcgttttcttcagaagaatgtAATAATGATGAGAGAGGAGGCTTAATCAGCTCTTATTGTTTCATACAGCTTTGCATTGTATGAAACGATGCAGTTTGTTCTGCATTGTTGTTCAcagttgtttctgttcttggtgAGCTGGGAAGGTATCAGGGTAGATATATGCACAGCAAAAGTAATGAGCATCTGGAGTTTTTCATACTGCAGAAGTAGGTGTActagaagagaaatgaaaggcgtttcttgtcttatttttttttaaagaaaaactagaAAGTACTGTAGTTCATGTCAATTTCTGCTAATTAAGTAAGGAAAGTATTTTAAGTTTGTTGTAATGCCTTTATTACATTGCTTTAAGAAGTAACTATGAAATACTGCTAAAAATGACATAATGCTGATGAACAAAGGCAACAAAAATAGCAAGTATAAGAAACTATAAAGGTTGGTTCAGAATTAATAAACTAAAACTTAGCTTTATGTGTGTTGATAGTGGTTTTCTATTTGTcctttttaaatactgattGTTCAACGATTGAGTAGAcgaagggaggaaggaagagttGCAAATTGTTACATGATGGCTCGATTTTTACCATTCTCTGTTGGATTTTGTAGGAAAACTTGAATCCTTTAGTAGTATTGAACCTCTTTAAAAGAATCCCAGCAGAAGATATCCCTCTGCTTCTAATGAACCCAGAAGCAGGTAAGCCTTCAGATTTGATTCTCACAAGGCTTCTAGTGCCTCCGCTGTGTATCAGACCCTCTGTTGTGAGTGACTTGAAGTCTGGCACCAACGAAGATGACTTGACAATGAAACTGACAGAGATCATTTTCCTCAATGATGTAATAAAAAAGGTGAGTCATCCTTCAAGCTCTCTGAGACTGttactttcaaaatgtttattaCTGACTATAGCAAGCAGTTTTATATGCTGCTCCCAGTCCTGCAAACAGTCTGTGCTGTACCACTGGTGTTTGGAATTCTATTGAAAGACATCAAGTTACTTCAGGTAGAGCTTGCTTTCTGGCTGCTTGTGTTATACGACCTGCTAAAAATGTACTGGAGACATGGGACAAGACTTTTCATCTTGGTTTTGGCCTgtgaattcattttttgtttgattgtaggttttttttctgcccccTTCTCATtattgtaacattttttttgaATGGTTGCGTACAGTGTAAACATATTTATTGTCTTTTGTGTAAACCTTTCTAGTTCCTAACCTTTTTCTATTCTATCTGTTATTAAGAAATCAGCTTTCAGTTAGTGCATTTATCAAGCTGAATAGGAATATATCTGACAGTTTACCATTTGTTTATAGGAACTGTTCTACCAGACCAActtttttcaagattttcaaAACTGATCTTTTGTCAGAAAGACAACACTAAGTTAGCAAACTTCCCGTGATTGAAGAATGATTTAAGTACTTGATTGTTTTCTTGGTTGTGAAATTATATTATCTTCAGCAGATTGGAAAAATATACAATTTAAAGGAATTCATAGTTATTGTTTTTGTCAGCTTTTGACAAATGCacaatttctttgttgtttttgtggaaaGACTTATACTCTAGCAATAGAAAGTTGCCTTGCCTTTTTCATTCTAATGAGTGTGAAGttttttgatgttattttccGAAAAAGAGTTGTGCTCATTGTCAGAATTAAAACTCTTTACTAGTTTAAtttgttgctttgtttattttctgaaatggatgactttttttttagcacaGGATATCAGGAGCCAAAACACAGATGATTATGGAAGATTGGGACTTCCTTCAATTGCAGTGTGCCCTTTACATCAACAGTGAGCTTTCTGGAATTCCTCTGAACATGGCACCTAAAAAATGGACCAGAGGCTTTGTCCAGAGACTTAAGGGAAAGCAAGGTTTGTCTAGGAAGTTGGTTTTAATTAAGTTAAAACTATTTTCtattccaaagcatctctttgTTAGCATTGTGTTGTGCTACTGATATGTACCTTGAAAGGTATTCTAATGTGTTATCATAACAGGCAGCATTTTGAAATTAACTTTCTCTAAAGgagttcttgtttgtttgttaggtCGGTTTAGGGGGAATCTGTCTGGAAAGCGAGTGGATTTCTCTGGCAGAACGGTTATTTCCCCTGATCCTAACTTAAGAATAGATGAAGTAGCAGTGCCTATTCATGTTGCTAAAATACTGACTTTTCCTGAAAAGGTAGGTAGCGCAGAGCCAAaacttttctctgcctttttgtgtttttttttggggggttgttttgttgttagtttCTTTAATCGTATATAAGTGTAGTTGTTACTTACactgttcttttaaaacagaataaatgtgTTATTTATCTGCTCAGCATGTGATTTGACTGCTGCTGGTAAACAAAACTTGTACTATCGGATGTATACAAGTACTGCGGAAGCATGTGGTGTAAGGAGTGACAGACCAGGATAGAATGGTTTACCTTGATGTCTTCAGACTTTAAATATAGCTTCATATTTTCATTGATTTATCTGTTTAATAAgtgattgttttatttctaaatttctttCCCAGacttttcatgtattttcacCATTGCTGTGCTCTAAATTTTTCTCTCCTTACTTCACAGCTGAAGGCTGTGAGGGTAATTATCATTTGAGCTGAAAATTTGCAAATGTTTCATTTGTTCCTGTTTGAAATGTTTATGCAATAGGTGAACAAagcaaatattaattttatgaGGAAACTTGTCCGCAATGGTCCCGATGTTCATCCTGGAGCCAACTTCATTCAGCAAAGGCACACTCAGATGAAAAGGTACCGTGTTTATCTGTAATTATTCACTTTTCATCTTTGCTCATGAGCTTGTTCTTACTGCTGTTCTTTTGTATCTAAAGAGAGTGGCATCATTTTTTCTCTAGCATCTTTCATAAAGGACAGTAGCAAGAAAACAATTATATGAAGAGGACTTATGCATAACCTCTTCAGGTttagagtgtgtgtgtgtgtgtgtatgtagtGAATATATACTTAAAATTCGCATATTAATGATAGTGAACTGCAATTAGATTACTTTAGGGCAGTCTCTATTTGGTATTGAGGCCAAGATACCATAGGTAGTATAGAAACTTGAATGAGATGAATGCTTTACTGAGAGGTGGTAAGTGGAAGGAGACAATATTGGTCACTTTGTGCTGTCTGTTTTCACCCAAGGGCTATCAGTTTATGGATACTAAAAAGTAATTGTATGAGAATGAAATTCCCTGTTCTCCCTGATACATCTGAAATAATTGGTTTGTCTTTGTAGGCTTTCTTAGTTTTTGTGGTAATAACTGTCGTTTTTACTAATATCACAACTTTGTTACTTAAAATAGCAACTGATCTAATATTTAGTGATGCAGTCCCTACATTTTGTGATCTAGTCACTGCAGTACAAATACTCCAACATTTAATGAAGAAGCTTGCATTGTGTACACAGTATTTATTACAAgttctgtttgtctgttttttatGATGCATTGTTGTGTGGTGTTATAAGATTTTTGAAATATGGAAACCGAGAAAAGATGGCACAGGAGCTGAAATTTGGTGATATCGTGGAACGGCATCTTATAGATGGTGATATTGTCCTGTTCAACCGACAGCCCTCTCTCCATAAGCTGAGCATTATGGCTCACATTGTGAGTGCACAGTCTCTAACAGTAAGATGGAAGTACATCGTGTGATTGTTAAGAGGCCTTCATTTGCAGCTGTTTATCTCTTGCATGTACAGAAATAGCTTCTTTTCTAACTGTGCAGTTGTGCTTTTCTGTGTGGGAATTGATGTGTGTAATTGGACAGTATGCTGCCagacagttttttttaatagctctATTTGACTTCAGAATCTGTTTTTGAGTAAGCATTTCATTATTGTAGAGTTCTTGTAGCCTATACAAAGCATTCTGTGTAAATACTTCATAATAGAAGTTAGATGTATTTGTGTAACCAATAATGTGTTCAGTTTCTGTTGTTTCATGGCTGTGATGAGTCCTACAGTCAGAAATTTTGATGCATATCTGTAATAAACAGAATGTATAATGCCTACGAAGAAGCACTTGAGCTTAGTTTTTCATCTCTCAACATGCTTCGCTGCATGCAAAGcacttttttctctgtttgcaGGCTAGAGTAAAACCCCATAGGACATTCAGATTTAATGAATGTGTCTGTACACCATACAATGCAGACTTCGATGGTGATGAGATGAACCTTCACCTTCCTC
This portion of the Meleagris gallopavo isolate NT-WF06-2002-E0010 breed Aviagen turkey brand Nicholas breeding stock chromosome 8, Turkey_5.1, whole genome shotgun sequence genome encodes:
- the RPS24 gene encoding 40S ribosomal protein S24 isoform X1 is translated as MNDTVTIRTRKFMTNRLLQRKQMVIDVLHPGKATVPKTEIREKLAKMYKTTPDVIFVFGFRTHFGGGKTTGFGMIYDSLDYAKKNEPKHRLARHGLYEKKKTSRKQRKERKNRMKKVRGTAKANVGAGKKKK
- the RPS24 gene encoding 40S ribosomal protein S24 isoform X3; translation: MNDTVTIRTRKFMTNRLLQRKQMVIDVLHPGKATVPKTEIREKLAKMYKTTPDVIFVFGFRTHFGGGKTTGFGMIYDSLDYAKKNEPKHRLARHGLYEKKKTSRKQRKERKNRMKKVRGTAKANVGAGKK
- the RPS24 gene encoding 40S ribosomal protein S24 isoform X2; its protein translation is MNDTVTIRTRKFMTNRLLQRKQMVIDVLHPGKATVPKTEIREKLAKMYKTTPDVIFVFGFRTHFGGGKTTGFGMIYDSLDYAKKNEPKHRLARHGLYEKKKTSRKQRKERKNRMKKVRGTAKANVGAGKKK